The Thiorhodovibrio frisius genome segment AAGACCGACCCGACCTGGCCCTGGCTCCCAGGAGCACGCGGCCTCGAGGTTCTGCGTGATGAGGCGCTCAAGCAGGGCCGTTGGCGGCAACATGCCGATGGTCACATCGAAAAAGGACCTTTCCCGGCCGAGAAGACCTCGGTCAATGTCACCACGCTGAGCACCAACCGCGAGACCGGCGAGACCATCCTCTCCCTCACCCCGCGCAACGCCGGCGACAGCCCGCGCGTCTGTGTCCTCAAGACCAACGCCGTCAGCGAACAGGACGAGCAGGTCGACAACCTCGAGGAATATCGCACCACCGAGGCGACACTCTATTTCCTCGCCATCGACAGCAGCGGCAAGTACCAGACCGGCGAGCCGACCCGCTGGACGGCCGATCTCACCATCCGTCATGAGCTGCACAAGGTCGCCGACGGCCGCAAGCTCGAGCTGCGCTGCACGCCCGCGGCCGAGATGCGCTACAGCCTCGATGGCACCAATCCCAAGGAAGGCACGCTCTACAGCGAGCCCTTCGCGGTGCCGGCTTCCGCGTCGACCCTGCTGGTGGCCGCCAAGGCTGGTGAGGTGGAGAAGGTCGCGAAAATTTCCATCCCGGCCGATGGCGACGACCGGGTCAACATCGATATCACCAAGCCGGCACGCATCCCCGAGACCAAGCGCATCGCCATCGACAACACCGACAAGGTCTTCGGCATTATCAATACCTTCAGTGGTCGTCCCGACATCCATCTGCGTGGCGTGATGATCGTCATCGGCGAAGGCGAGCATGGGGTGCAAATCCGCTTCAACGAGCGCGAGCTGACCCTCGCCGCCATCGAAACCGCCATCCGCGGTGTGCGCGAGGCGATTGGCGACGAGCACGCGAGCGTGCAGGTCACCATTCGCGGCGGCATCAACTTCGGCGATGGCTATGCGCTGAAGCAATTCGCCGAGTTGGTTGGCGTCGGGCTGTCCGTCGGTGATGTGGAGCAAGACGCATGAGCACTGCCACGATCAGCGTGCCGACCCATGCGGCGCGCGCCAATGCGGGGGCAGGTCTTGGAAAACGCTCGGCGAAGCCAGTCTATGCCCATCGCACTCTGGGCTTTGGCGTGCCGGCCACCTCCGATCCACATCACTTCGTCGTCACCATCCCCCGGGGCAACGCCGCCACGGTCCTGATCAGCGAGCACCTTGGGATGGGCGCCGGCGCCGCGCCGGAGCAGGTGCTGGACCGCGTCCTGCTGCAACGCGCGCGTTGGAGTGCGATTCGCGCCGAAGTGCAGCGCGCCTTCAATGCTCGCTTGAAAGAGCACAACCTTGCCACCGGTACCTGGAAGGTCGGTGACAATCCGGTCGATCGTCTGCTCGGCAAGGAGCTGTGCGTGCTGGCCTGGGCGATCGAACATCTGGACCCGGACAAAATTCCCGTCGCTGTGCGCAACTGGCTGGCCCTGCGCCCGGAAGAGCGCTGGTGGCTGTTTGGCATGACGGCCATCGCCAGTGGCGGCATTCAGGACGGCGAGCAAGGCTGGCGCGTCGCACTGCGCTACGCCCTGGGCGATGTGGCGCAGAATGAACTCGTGCATTCCCGGCGCCTGGTCCCGAAAGTCGATGCCCGTCCGCAACAGACGCTGGCACTGTTCGACGATTAGGATCGCGAGTGATGAACTATGATTAATCATCAATCATTTTTCCCCCAAGGAATTCGCCCATGGCAAAAGCTGACACCCGCGTGCTCACCGCGCACGTTCCCCTCCCGCTGGCTGAGCGGTTAGACCAGGTGGCCGAGCGCTTGGAGCGCTCCCGTGGATGGGTCATCAAGCAAGCGCTCTCGTCTTGGATCGCCCTGCAGAAAGAGCGCGACCGATTGACGGGCGAGGCCTTGGCCGATGTTGACGCAGGCCGCGTGATCGACCATCAAGCGGTCCAAGCCTGGGCTGAGCGCCTGGACAGCGACAAGCCATTGCCCGTCCCCCATTGATCTTTTTCAGTTCGCTCCACGCGAGGTGCGGCGGCTGGTCATCGGCCAGTAAGAGCTGCGCTATGAGATTATCGGCGAGGTGATTTACCTGCTGCGGCTCTGGCATACCCGAGAGGATCGGTGAAGTCTGTCGTCAACTCGATGTTGGCGAAGAAACAAAAACCCCATTGAAAGCTGGTATTGACAACCCTAGGCTATGCAACCAAAGTGGTTGCATGTTACCTGAAACTGGTCTTCCGCCCATGTCCTCTCTGACGCTCAAAAATCTTCCCGATCAACTGCTTGAACAACTTCGTGTACGCGCTCGGGCGCAACGACGCAGCCTGAACAGCGAAGCGATGTTGTTGCTGGAACAGGCCATGTCTAACGACTCGTGCGCATCGCCCGCGCAGGCCGGCGCGGCTGAACAAGAAGCGCAACTCGCTGCCTGGGCACGCTTGAGCGGACGTTGGCCAGGAGGCGATGCGGCGCTGACGGCCATGGCGGCGGAAGTGGAGGCGTCGCGCACCCTGGGCCGCGAGTTTGATCTGTGAAGATTCTCGACACAGATGTGTGCATTGAGATCTTGCGCGGCAATCGGCAGGTGCTGCATTGGCGCCGGCACACCCAAGCCCGCGTTGTCACCACTTGGATCACGGCCTGCGAGCTGGAGTACGGTACCGCCAAGTCGACGGCACCGGATCAAGCGCGCGCGCTGGTGGCGGATTTCCTCAGTACGCTCGACATCCTGGGATTGGATCACGCAGCGGCGCGGCAATTTGGCCAGCACAAAGCGGCTTTAGCGCGCAGTGGCGAGATGCTGCCCGATGCCGATCTGTTTATCGCATCGATTGCGCTGGCGCGGGGAGCTGAACTAGTCACTGGCAATCTGCGCCATTTTCGCCGTTTCCCCGGTCTGACGGTGGAAGACTGGATTCGCCAGTCGCCGCCTGAGATGAACTGAAATTGAGGGGTAGAAAGCCATGCGAAATAATACGAGGACAACATGTCCAAGTTAAACGTCGATCAAAAAACGATTCTGGATCTTTTTTCTGATAAAAAAGCCGATTTCCTTATTCCTGACTATCAACGCCCTTATGCCTGGGATGAAGAGCAATGCCAAACGCTTTGGGATGACATGTTTGTCTTCTCATTTCCCAATGATAATTGTGATGCCTTTGATGAGAATGAAGAATATTTCCTTGGCTCAATAGTTGCGTATAAAAACGAAAACGGAAAATCCGAGGTCATAGATGGGCAGCAACGCCTGACAACCCTGATGATTATCCTGCGAGCATTTTATGACCGTTTCGCCGATATGCAGGATAAAAACTCAAAACTCACGCGGGAGTTGATCGAAAAGTGCATTTGGAAGACAGATGCCTTTGGTTCTCCCGATAAAACAAAGCTAAAAATTAACTCCGAAGTAGCGACGGATGCGGATAAAGAAGAGTTTCTGGACCTCCTTCGGACCGGCATCGTGCAGCCGAATAGTAAGAGCCAGTATGTCAAGAACTATCAGTTCTTCGAGAATAAAATCGAGGGTTTTTTGCAGAAATTTCCAGGTTATTTTGCTTACTTGCCGGCGCGCATCCTGAACAATTGCATTTTATTGCCGATTGAAGCGGAGTCCCAGGATACCGCACTCCGGATCTTCTCGACGCTAAACGACCGCGGTTTGCCACTCTCCGATGCGGATATTTTCAAAGCTCAGTTTTATAAGTTCTACAGCAGTCTCGCCAAGAAAGAGGACTTCATCAGCGAGTGGAAGGAACTGGAGGAAATAACCAGTGCCATCTTCAATCCGCTCACTGGCACGCCGATGGATGAGCTCTTCGCGCGCTATATGTATTTCCTGCGCGCCAGGGAAGGCAACAAGAGCACGACCACTGAGGCACTGCGTAAGTTCTATGAACGCAACAAATATCAGTATTTGAAGGCGCCAACGACATTGACCGAGCTAAAAGCCTTGGCGTTGTTCTGGCAGAGTGTTATGCAACAGGACAAAACCCGGTTCTCGGAGGATGTACTTAAAAAGCTTTTTGTCCTGCATTATGCGCCAAACGGTATGTGGTTTTACCTGGCGTCGGTTTATTTCCTGCAACATCGAAATGAAGATGGGTTATTGGATGACGTTAAATTCGCCCAGTTCCTTTCTAAAATTACGGCGTTTATTTTTGCCTACGCGATCACCAATCCTGGTGTCAATGCATTGCGTACACCGGTTTATGATGAGATGGTGCGGATTGTTAATGGTGATGACGTGACCTTCGCCAAACATCGGTTTAAGCACGGCCAAGCGCGCTCATTTTTCGAGAATTTTGAGTTTACCAATCAGCGGAATGTGACGCGTTCCTTGATCACATGGTATGCCTATACTTTTCCAGAACAACCGCTGCTTGACCTCAAGGAGATTTTCCATCTGGAACATATTTACTCAAGGAAGCGTCAAGAAATCCAAGGCGGCCTGAAGGACAAGCGCAATCTCGATTCGTTGGGGAACAAAATACTGCTTGAGGCCAGTATTAATATTAAAGCATCGGATTACCATTTTGACGATAAAAAGAAAATCTACAGCGGCGCGCAACGCCGTGGAAAAAACAAAGAGGCAAGCAAAATTCGTGAAATCAACAATTTAATGGCTTATGACGACTTTGGGGAGCAA includes the following:
- a CDS encoding anti-phage-associated DUF3780 domain-containing protein; translated protein: MSTATISVPTHAARANAGAGLGKRSAKPVYAHRTLGFGVPATSDPHHFVVTIPRGNAATVLISEHLGMGAGAAPEQVLDRVLLQRARWSAIRAEVQRAFNARLKEHNLATGTWKVGDNPVDRLLGKELCVLAWAIEHLDPDKIPVAVRNWLALRPEERWWLFGMTAIASGGIQDGEQGWRVALRYALGDVAQNELVHSRRLVPKVDARPQQTLALFDD
- a CDS encoding CopG family ribbon-helix-helix protein, with the protein product MAKADTRVLTAHVPLPLAERLDQVAERLERSRGWVIKQALSSWIALQKERDRLTGEALADVDAGRVIDHQAVQAWAERLDSDKPLPVPH
- a CDS encoding FitA-like ribbon-helix-helix domain-containing protein — encoded protein: MSSLTLKNLPDQLLEQLRVRARAQRRSLNSEAMLLLEQAMSNDSCASPAQAGAAEQEAQLAAWARLSGRWPGGDAALTAMAAEVEASRTLGREFDL
- a CDS encoding type II toxin-antitoxin system VapC family toxin, which produces MKILDTDVCIEILRGNRQVLHWRRHTQARVVTTWITACELEYGTAKSTAPDQARALVADFLSTLDILGLDHAAARQFGQHKAALARSGEMLPDADLFIASIALARGAELVTGNLRHFRRFPGLTVEDWIRQSPPEMN
- a CDS encoding DUF262 domain-containing protein, producing MSKLNVDQKTILDLFSDKKADFLIPDYQRPYAWDEEQCQTLWDDMFVFSFPNDNCDAFDENEEYFLGSIVAYKNENGKSEVIDGQQRLTTLMIILRAFYDRFADMQDKNSKLTRELIEKCIWKTDAFGSPDKTKLKINSEVATDADKEEFLDLLRTGIVQPNSKSQYVKNYQFFENKIEGFLQKFPGYFAYLPARILNNCILLPIEAESQDTALRIFSTLNDRGLPLSDADIFKAQFYKFYSSLAKKEDFISEWKELEEITSAIFNPLTGTPMDELFARYMYFLRAREGNKSTTTEALRKFYERNKYQYLKAPTTLTELKALALFWQSVMQQDKTRFSEDVLKKLFVLHYAPNGMWFYLASVYFLQHRNEDGLLDDVKFAQFLSKITAFIFAYAITNPGVNALRTPVYDEMVRIVNGDDVTFAKHRFKHGQARSFFENFEFTNQRNVTRSLITWYAYTFPEQPLLDLKEIFHLEHIYSRKRQEIQGGLKDKRNLDSLGNKILLEASINIKASDYHFDDKKKIYSGAQRRGKNKEASKIREINNLMAYDDFGEQQIIERNTTILDRFFEYLKSEDLIAEQA